GAATTTGATCCTTGAATAATTATGTTTGATTAATTCGAGGCTGACAAAATGTCGCTGGAATGCTTTAAGAGAAATATATACTCATGTATTGTTCAGGGGATATGTTTTGGTTCAAATCCCTTTTGTTGCCCCTATGTGATGTCACTAGTTGCTGGTTAGACAAGGGGGAGAGCGACCTCTTGTTGCATAACCTAGTTTATTTTCCTTCTCCATCAACCATGAAGATAAAATGGTGGGGGAAGTGGAGGTATTGGGATAATGCTTATGGATCTAGGGAAACTTCTGCATGGTTATAGTGCATGGTGGTGTGTAATCGTGGCTGTGTTATGCCTGTTGCAGTAGGGTGCTATTTGTGGTAGGGATTGTGGTTCTAATTGCAGTCTAAAGGAGGGGGTGCTGATAGTGGTGGTGATAGCATGTGTATCACATGATTATAAATTGTGCTAAAAGCATGTAAACTTTTTTAAAGAACAATTATTGactataaattttagttttccaCTCCAAACAAATGTTCGTGTTATGGAACTGCATAAATTTTCcagttttcatttttaaaaggaAATATTGTTATCGCAATTGTATAGCCTTAAATTTTCTTTAGTCTTGAGTGTGTTGCGGTACTCTTTCCCATTTGTAGTCACGGGAGCATTGCTAACTGTTTTATGTTCtgcttgtaactttttttttttgtggtttTTTGTTTATTGTTCCTCCTTTTTGTCATTCGCAGATTCGGAATGAAAAGGCAAGGAGGTACCTTAGTAGCATGCGTAAAAAACAACCAGTTCCGTTCTCACAAAAGTTCCCTAAAACAGATCCATTGGCTCTTAGACTACTTGAGCGCTTGCTTGCATTTGATCCTAAAGATCGTCCAACAGCTGAAGAAGTAAGCAAGATCCTTCAAAAATTGTGTTCTTATGATAATATATATCAGCAGAAATTCAGTAGCCCGGGAATCCTGATTCTTCCAAACATCATATGTCAATCCTTGCAGGCCCTAGCTGATTCTTACTTTCAGGGTTTGGCGAATGTTGACCGTGAGCCATCCACTAACCCTATTTCTAAACTGGAGTTTGAGTTTGAGAGAAGAAAATTGGCAAAAGATGACGTGCGGGAATTGATCTACAGAGAGGTATGGCTGTAGCACTTGATATGTGCTTTTATTGATATAATATTACTTTCGCACATCTTTTTGACCTCAATGGAATTTAATATAAGCAGATATTGGAGTACCATCCTCAGATGCTACAGGAGTACCTCCGTGGTGGGGAACAGACAAGCTTTATGTACCCAAGGTAGAGATTTGTCTATAATCGTGGAATGATATTAGATACTAAcctcaaaattcaaattaattttgagtattatctgaattttaattttttatatatttaaatttaaaccacCAGCGAAAAGAATTCTTCAATCTTTGGCAACCATTATCGAAAAGTCCAGAGTTCAATCTTTGGGAACCTccatttggttaattaaaatatttgagcaTAATGTGAGGTGTGCCTGTATGTTCGTTTGTTCATGCTTTAAGCTCAATGGGCATTTTGCATGCAGGGTGTGTTAAGATAATAAAACTATTGTTGGAGCCTCAGCCAACATATTTTGCTTTTGGGTGAATTGATTATTTGACAGTGTGAAAtatacattttttgttttttttcctctCCAAATTTTCTTTAGCTCTAGTTTTTACTTTTAGAAATGCTTGCAAGAGGAATGCTGTCCATCTGTCTGTCTGTCCCTTTctctttttataatatatgctGGGTTTAGCTTTTTGTTTTCACAGAGGAAGCTAACTGAAATAATATCTTTCTTTCTATTGCCAAATTTTGAATAGTTTTTGGTTTTTCAATCTTCAATATTAACAAAAGTATCTTTGGAAGGGAAATCCCGTCCTACCCTACTTTATAGGCCACATCCATACACCAATAGAGGATAAAAAGTTATTACAAATATTTGTTGGCATCTTTTATGTCCTTATGTGTAGATGGAGCGACGGACTAGATCATAGATGCTATACAGAAATGAGGCAATCATAGAATGAACTGGTAACATATATAGTTAATATAGTTGGTTATAGCCCATATTGATCATACGTAATTGAGGAGAAATTATTAGACACTTTCATCTTTAAATGTACATTCTGCATCTGCCACTGATTTCTGCAACAACATAAATAGAACAAAGAACTTGACAATTGGTTTTAATCTTACCAACTACTCCCTCCATTCCTAAATACAGGTGGTTTTAGAGTAACATACATAAATTAAGGAGATGATGAATACATAATAAAATTCTACACTGCCCTTGTTATTTGTTGCTCATTCAATTGATTATTTTTGTACATtccaaaaagaatttaattttttggaaaGGAGAGAAAGAATAATGAGAAATATGGAAAGTTAAGAGAATATTGAAGCCTTGAAGGTATTCATTaagtaattttttcataaattaagtGCTAGATTTAATCGAGGTTATTTTaggtaaaaaaaatcataatacattaaatcactaaaaatgtgtcaTATAATATGCAATATATTAGAAACTCTAAAACAACATATAGTtaggaatggagggagtaaGTGAGTAACTAACAATTGATTATAGTTATCAGCAAACCAAATCTTCTTCTATGTTGTGATGCAGTAATATTTTTGTTCCTATGTTATGTCAACTACAGTGGCGTCGATCGATTTAAGAGACAATTTGCACATCTTGAAGAGCTTAATGGAAAAGGTGAAAGAAGCACTCCTCTTCAAAGGCAGCACGCTTCCTTGCCTAGGTATGTTTTCCTCTGTAACACGGGGGGAAGTCGATacgaaaattattttgaatcaTGGATGACATTAAGGTTCTGTTCAGGGAACGTGTTCCTGCTCCCAAGGTGACTGCTGAGGAGAATAATGATTTTGAGCAGCGAACTGGATCTGTTGCAATAACTCTTCAAAGTCCTCAACAAACTAATGGTTCTGATACAGTGGCAGAGAATGGCCCTTCTAAACCTAACCCCAATAGAAGCCTGTTGAAGAGTGCAAGCATTAGCGCATCCAAATGTATCGGTGTGCAACCAAAAACAAATTTAGAGGTAATATACATCCATCTTATTTTCACAATTCTTATAGCTGCTAATTTCTGCCATTGGAACACCAATGGATTGCAGTTACataattttccttttttcttAAGAATTTGACGACTATAACCCTAATGTTGTATTAGGAAAATGAGATGACACGTCTCTGATTTGCATGCTAATCTCCCTCCGTCCACAAAAGACCTGCTTATTTGACTTGTACAGTTGGAcacatattaagaaatttaatttatttaatcaaaattatactaattaccTATAGCActcttattaaataattaatgcaATCGTCTTCCCAATGCATGTTTATTAAATAGTAATTCAAAATGATTCATAAAATACtcgtataaatttatttttaatattgaaattgtcaaaaattattaattattattgttatcaaactcataattaatttaattttgtagacTAAAACTAACTCAATTGAggtattttagatatttatccTAATTTCAAACAATAGAAACAAACCTGTAATTTGAGACGCCTAAAATAGAAATCAGCCTATCTATTGTGGACGGAGGGCGTATTAGGTAAAATATCGGATTGTTGGATTGTATGAAAGTCCTGGTAGAGCATTtattattatgtatatatacCTCTATTTATTGCTTTGTGATAGCGAGCAAAAAAACGTAGTTATGCTAAACATCCAAccttcataaattttaataaaaatttgctTTCATAAGCAAATTTAGCAACTATTCTGCAAACTGCAGACCCCAGGTGATTCAATTTTGGTACAAACCAAACTGACTGAATGTACACCCCTAGCTGTAAGAGCTTGTTGAATAAATGGAACTAAAATGTTAATATTATTCTTGCGGCGTTGTTTTACATTCTAGTTTTTTGTTTGCAGGAAGAGACGATTACTGAGTATGATGATGAGTCTGTGGATGAATTGTCGGAGAAAGTTGCAAATGTCCATACTGGATAGCTGATATTCGCGAGATTCAAATGGCATATTCTGttaatttattcttattattCATTCTACCATCTCAGGTAGAAGCTAaatcaagaagaagaagagattcTCTCTTGTTAATGCAACTCCAACTCTATTCTTTTGATACCTTTGGAGTCATTATGTTGCTTAATCATCCCTAGTTTTTGATCTTATTGTTTTTTCTATCATGTTATTGTAAATTAGTGAATGTGGAGGAATATCATATAATTATTGTAGTAAGCTTTAATAGGAGATCAAGACTTGTCTTATCTGGGTTTCTACAAATTATGCATTTTTCTTGTTAATTTGTTTTGGGGGAAGTTGCATATTCCGATTTGGAACAAGAATGACATTTCAGTTctaattttttggtttggtatctaaatataaaaatttagtaaTGACATAGGTTGCCATTAGGAATCGTTTTTAAGAAACAGATTGAATCCCAATACTTTAAAAAATTGgtatttggatttttgttttcttttttattatcccttatgaatattaaaactaaactaacattaattttttattttttaatgatataaaattagattaaatgtAATTAACGGGTTGGGACTTGGAATTAGGATGAGGACTTTGATCGGGATCGGGATTCAGGGTTGAGACTCTAATCAAGACTTGGGGTCGAAACTCGATTTGAAACTTTGGGTCGGAGTTAGAAATCGGGTCAAGTCAGGTTGATAATTGATTTGAGACTCGAGAATATAACTTCATACTCAGGATCGAGATTGGGAGTTGGGTTAGGTTTGTGACTCAATATTAGGACTTGGATCGATTTGGGGTTGAGACTTGGTTCGCTTCGGTTTGAGTTGAGACTCGATTTGATCTGGGTCATTTTTGGATGGGTCGGGATGCAGTTCGGTTTGGAGTCGGGACTTAGTTCGGTTTGGGTCAAGTGGGTTCGAATTTAAACTTAAATTGGAGTTATGGTCGGGGTTTGGAGAATTGGATCCATAGTTGAAACTCTAGTAAAAGttagtaattttttagtaattaaattctatttttatatataataaaccaTTTCTAAGACACCTCTTTTTTGGATAACagaaaagaaataaaggatTGAAGTGTccaatgataatttttaaagacATTCGTCTAGACGATGAGCTAGTGATATGTTTGACAGTATCCAAGAGGACGAAATTGACATGTATAGGggtgagcatggttcggttcggttcggtttactaaactccaaaaccaaaccatattttaagggaaaatataaaaaccaaaccacgccaaatatttacgtaaaatttcggttcggttaaccaaacgTTAgcatcggtttcggttcggtttggttcggtttgattaatatagatttagataaatattatatataattctacgtaaaaattaaaattatacgtaataatttttacttatatgtgtgtattagtttatatattttattgtcatatatgtatctatatacacatattatatttatacataaatatttcaataaataaattttatatttatttatccatatataaatattaataaaaataatactattgtaaacttcggtttttcggtcggttcggttaaccactagttgaaaccaaaccaaaaccaaaaaccatacttttttataatttgaaaccaaaccaatccattttaaccaaaccaaaattaatttcgggttggtttggatcggattaatggtttggttcggtttttactCACCCCTAGACATGTAGCCAAATTTGAAGGATTGAATCGCAGTTTGTCGCAAATAACttatataaattcaaaagaATTGTGGATAGAGATCTGAGAAATCAGACTAATCCCAATACATCCGATTTAGATTTTATACgagtaaaactaataaaataaaatttatttgttatttgttataaattcaGGATTAGATGTCTGTTTATAACAATGATATTTGATGGTGAGGCAATCCAGATCTTTCCTTTGCAATGtatgttttctttttatttatgtgaaacgaagcctaaccatgcttaattaaCTGGAACGCCGCATTAACGCGACAGAGATTGGTGACcgagcatactaatctaaacctcactttttacgcacattttgcgtaaaataGTCTAACCATGTTTACATAACCGGAATGAGAATCATATGTCAATTTTACTATTGcttgtttatatattttctaattcATTTCTAATCAATTAccattttatcattatttttcaggtttattTGATTAGAGATTCTGATCAATATTGTATATATAACATAATTTctattatttgagatattttaaaaaaataataaatttaataaaagtaaatcTACGTGAGTTAAACCATATTCCAGAATTAGAATATTATAATTTCAATGCATAATTTTATGTATCTATAAGCGAGTGATGTATTTTATATCGGTTAAAAAATAGCTTTGGAAAAGGCAGAAAGCAATTCATATCTaatccaaattataaattgcTATAAGTTTGAGCAAACTTAATCTGGTTTAAAGGCCGCTCTACATAACATTAACATCGAAGGGTTGCTCCACGTCAttgtcatattttttttatcatatgtAATAATTTTGTAGTTGATTTTTTAtcgttaatattttattatttttatctatataaattaattaattttagagatattaatttatttaaaatattgaatatattattGAAGTATcattattatattagtatatatttttttaaaattgaatttaatattaataataaactgAAAGACTGcattcaattatatttttaataattaatttttttaatgacatCACCAtataacacacacacaaaataaaataatttaaaattcagaAAATAAATATTCTCCGAAACGGAAAAACCCAATCAATAGAAAAGCCATTACACTGAAGTGGTAAAGCATACACCACACCAAATGTTCCCTACCACTTTACTTTCTCTCTTCCTCTTGCCCTTTCTCACTTCGGGTCTATCGAACCCGGACCCGGAAACCATCGAAGCCTTCCTCCCGAAGGCATCACCGGCAGCAACAATTCCGGCATTCCCAGAACAATCCGACGTCGCAGGCTGTCCATTAAACATTCCCGATGAGCTTTTCCACAGCGTAAAATGGGCATGTGGAAATGGCAGAAGCGGGCAGCTAGAGAAAAGCAGATGCTGCCCGGTTCTCGCAGCTTGGCTATATGCTGCCTACTCCGCCACCGCTCTCGGGCGAGTACGAGCATCCCCGACGGCGTTGTCGGGTCAGTCTTATGAGCTACCAGTGCTGCCGGATGACTCGGAGACTTGTGTGGATGATTTGGGTAAGGCGTTGAGAGAGAGAGGGATAGAGTTGGGTCGAGCAAATGAAAGCTGTGATACTGTGTATTGTTATTGCGGAATTAGATTGCACCCATTGAGTTGTGCTCAAGCTTTTTATACTGATTCCAACGGAAAACTCGTCGGAGATAAAAGAATTCGGAAGTTGGAAAAAGATTGTTTGAGTCCTGCTCTACCCGCCTGCTCCAACTGCTTAAAAACCCTTCATTCGGTACTATTTCTTACTTATCTTCACATTTATTACAACCACTTAGTTGCATTCAGCGGCGTattcagaatttttttataagatggACAAgactatatttaaatttttaatttcggattcatattttaaaagaatttaatatttaattgccCACCATACGCTCTTCTTAGGTTTGTGCATGTCTGTCTGCAATACAACTATGATTCTAGTTCGATGAAAATGCTAAATTGTATTTTGTGTGATGATATTGTAATAATTGGATGGCAGCTTAACAAAAACTCAAGCAAATCAGACGAGAGGACCACAAAAATGCATAATAAAGATTGCCAGCTGATGGGTCTAACATGGCTTTTAGCAAAGAACACAACAGCTTATATTCACACAGTTTCCGCAGTATTAGGAGCTATCATGACGAACGGGGACGCCTCCTCTTGCGGTCTTGGTAGGGATGGATTGCCGCTGGCCGTTGATTCGTCTCAAATTCCAAATCATTCTTCGTCAATTGCCCACCAACTGcctttcattttaatttttttgttaaatgtcGTTCTCATTACAAGCTTTTAGACGTTGCTTGTTGTAGACTTGTAGTATGTTCTGTTCTGTGTTATGGCAAGAACAAGTTCAGTTGTGTTCTACTGTATGATAATGTATGGATTTGGGAGAATCACAAACACAGTAACTGTACTATTAAATCAGAAGTGGAGTTGGGTCCACCAGCATGTGATCAAAGGAGTGTTGGTCTTGTCTCGGAGAGACAATCTGTGGCTGTTTTTGTTTGGGTAAGGATTTTATTTCATTCACGGGATCCTTCATGCTAATCTACGCTCCTCTTTTGTTGTCCATTCCAATGTGTCAAAATTGATGCAAAGGGATACAAACGTAGCGTAAAATAAAgggatatttaaaataaaagttaaagtttcacttttatagtgatttaatccaacatttaaaatgttacgaaacaaatatcagacttttttatttttgcaatttgtagCCTCAACTGTTATCCGGCAACATTGTACATACGTGGCAAACATAGTAGATACATGTATTAGCTTATTAAATCAAacgattcaaaaaaaattcacataaaattatattcttttgtgtttttgcattttttagCCTAAAAAAGAGACAAAACTGACTGGGGTTACAAGTTGCAAAAATaagaaatgttagaatttgtttcgtaacgttttaaatattggaattaaattgctataaaattgaaaaaaaaaaattgccaaTGCCCTTAAAATAAACGCAGTATATTGTGGAAGgctaataatatatttatctttaaattattGAAGATAAAgagtgaaaattaaaataaaaaaaggtcaacaAAAGGATTTTTTGATGAGTCacataaattgaattatttggtGAGACATCAACGGTATAAGAGGCATGTAAGGGTATTTTTATTTGAAGAAAGGGTCGACGcgatttaattttaatgttcaaaacgttataaaacaaattccaacttttttagtttttgcatttttagcctCATTTTAATTTACAGGAAGAATTTGAAGCCAAAATTGGAGGGAAGACGAATTTAACGagaaaaaaaataggtttgATATGTTTGATTTTAAGTGTTTAGGTTAAATGAAGAAGAACAGTACCGTTCTGTTCAAAATCAAGTGGTTTGTTTTGATcaaaacgacaccgtttctttaattaatttttctaaaaaagagTTGTGTTTAGAAGTCTTGTGGCCTTGTCCCTGACTTAACAATCTGGCATTTCATGTACGCAAAAATGGTAAGAAATCAAAATTGGGACTAAAAGatgcaaaaaagaagaagaagaagggatATTACGTATTTacctcaaaaattaaaaataattgttttttttatctcaaaacaGAAAAATTGTAGAAAATACTCCAATTGTTTTTGAGATTTATGTTTTTTActttaagttttaaaataattatgattttactctgttatcatgtagttatcattcacattatcatctcgttatcataatttttctgtaattttttttcatgcagGTATGATATTATCATAccattatcat
This region of Mercurialis annua linkage group LG1-X, ddMerAnnu1.2, whole genome shotgun sequence genomic DNA includes:
- the LOC126665801 gene encoding uncharacterized GPI-anchored protein At4g28100 → MFPTTLLSLFLLPFLTSGLSNPDPETIEAFLPKASPAATIPAFPEQSDVAGCPLNIPDELFHSVKWACGNGRSGQLEKSRCCPVLAAWLYAAYSATALGRVRASPTALSGQSYELPVLPDDSETCVDDLGKALRERGIELGRANESCDTVYCYCGIRLHPLSCAQAFYTDSNGKLVGDKRIRKLEKDCLSPALPACSNCLKTLHSLNKNSSKSDERTTKMHNKDCQLMGLTWLLAKNTTAYIHTVSAVLGAIMTNGDASSCGLGRDGLPLAVDSSQIPNHSSSIAHQLPFILIFLLNVVLITSF